A stretch of DNA from Anopheles ziemanni chromosome 3, idAnoZiCoDA_A2_x.2, whole genome shotgun sequence:
TACACACGAAAATTGGATGAAAACCATAGTTGACATCAAGAACACCACAAGTGAGATAAATAATTCCTTTGGCGATGATAAACTGTGCGAGACATTCAAAACTACCGGTGAGTGGGCATTGTATGAtcaaatgaaattttgttttcgctaTCAGTTTGGCCACAAGCTTGCAGTAGACTCTGACCGGAAAAGTGTCCATACCCGGACAAAACTGTTGCTGCATCTATTGGAAGGCTTCCATCAAGGAGGGTTTTCATCGAGTACTTATTTTGTTAACAAAGAGGACCAATCAACGATGATCGCCGTGATGGAGACACCGCTGGATTGGTCGAGTCCGCAAACTGAATCGAAGGAAAACGATGGTGGCAATGAACCAGTGTTTTGCAGAATTCCTCCCAACTATAACACCGTACTCGGTCTACGAGGGCTCTGTTTAAATGCCTACTATGATGCAAAGACACATAGTTCCACATCAAAGAGGCTAAAAAGATGTAGAAACACAAGAGATCCCGAATACAATACGGCGGTGGAACTGTTTGTCGATCGTTTCAAAGCTATATTTCACTGGTCAATGTTGCTAGTAAAACTGAATATAGATGAGATAGTGTTCGTAACCGAAGAAGATCAGCACGCAGAAGCCATAACAATTTCGGATGTTGTGGATGTAAAACCTTGTTCAAGTGAACAACTTCCAGGAGCATCACATGTCGATGGTTCGGAAAGAAGATTTCCTGGAAAACCCCGGAGAGTCACCCGAAAAAAGCATAcaccgaaaggaaaaggaaaatcggCATCGGAAAGTAATAATTCTTCACACCAAAGTAACGATATAGCTGTTACATTGTACCAAGATAATAACTGCGACACATCTATTgtgaaaaatattacaataatcaATCCTTGGGATTTACCAGTGCCATGTGATCAAACTCTATCTCCAGGCGAAAACCATTCTGATTTAAATAATCCTCCAACGACTATACAGCCCACCGGTGTGCGAAAAAACGATAACAAATCCCGTCAAACCAATGTTCCAAAACCAGCCGAAGTGTTAAAAAAGATACGTAAAAGCAGAACACGAACCAAACGAAAGACAGGCATCAAACCCGATACCGCTAATGGCCAGCTTTCCCATGGTGTTACCTGTGTGGCGGACGAACTCCTTAAAGCGGAACAGCAACATATGGTTTCCAAATTTGAAGGAGTACCTCAGATTATGTCTGTCTATAGTCTAGTAACTGAACCTTCATCTGGGGCTCTTCACACAGTGGAACCAGTCGCCGGGTCCTGTAACATACAAGAGGTTTCCGATGCtacagataaaaaaaataatactttgaaATTACATTGCAATGAACTAACATCTCAAGATCAGGCCAGTTCATTCGACAAAAATCATAGTAGCGACTTGAAGAGTGTACTTAATGCGAAACCAACCGGGACACTTTCAAGCACAACGGTTTTATCTGTGCTGGATGATAGTCTTCAATCTGGGGAGAACGATTCTGCAGGCCCAGAACCAGGTGTGtgataaaaatgttataaCCATGGGTATATGatattaatgtttgttttcatattgATAGGGCAAGCAGAGGATCACAACCAAATCCGTTTGGCGTTGCGAGAACAGCAGAACACTCCTAGCAAAGTACTATCAACGAGCAACGAGCACTCCAaagatgatttaaaaataagtcTTTCGAAAAAGCATGCAGTAGACGATGGAGAACCCAACGTACAGCACTCTTTTATGAATGAGTTGATAGTCGCAAACCGTTGTAAGTTATCAATTGAACAGAAAGTGAATTAGCTTAGAAAATTTAACAACTTGTTTTGTTCCTTTACCAGCCGGCGAGGAGTTTGATTATAATTGTTTAATCATCGAGGAGCAAACAGAAGTAAACGGACAAAACTACGCGACCGCTGAACAGGGAGTAAATGCGGTTCAAGAGATTAACTTATCTGTCGCAGCAGGTGATACTATTCCAGAGCAGAACATTgttgaacaaacaaaaggtaattgtaatgttttaaaaataactctTCGTTTACCAATAAGCTGTAAGTCATTTAATCAATTATCTCCTCAGCTTTTAAAACCAGCCCTTTTAAAGAGGTCTATATTGTTGAAGAACAACCGCCGACTATTCCCTCGGACCAGCATCAAACAAATCATACAATCAGTGAAGCGGAACCATCGGGAACATCGAACGAAACTTTCACAGCCGTCGATGTTGTTCGGTTTCTTCGTCGGCGAAAGCCTCCTGGAGATATTAAATCAAGCTTCACACCAGACGCACAAAATGAATCATGATTGCCAATATGAAGTGTGCCCAAATATGAAgaagcgaataaaaaaaaagtattatttCTTACTATTTATTGCGGTCTCTGGTCATACACATTTGAAGGGGCCTTAAGATGGGTTTTATATAATAATTGTTAAAAGTTTACTGTCTAATATTTATTCTACGTACTTGCACTTATGTGAAAGTATTCGCCAGACGCCTCATACGACGCGTGTTTCGATCCTGGTCCCTTATCTTCTTCTCCATTTCCGCATCGGTCAGTGTTTCTAGAAATGGTGCCCATTGGTCGGCCTCGCTCGGTGTTCGGAACGGCACCTCTACCGTAGCCAGCGGGGTTTCGCTGTAGGCATAGGTTCGTTGATGCCAGGACAGCTGTCCCCGTATCGAGTATGAGATAGCTGTTACGAACTCCCCACCCAGCCCGAGCTCAGCGCACAGTTTAATGGCAAACTCTTCtggattgttttccttctcggCCATATCCCACTCCACCTGATCCACCAGCGAAGTGTTGCCCACGTGGATGTTCAGTTTCACCAGCACCCGTTGATCGGAACCCTCCTCCAGTACGACCGGCTCGACCGGATAGGCTTCGATCTGTTGTCTGATCGCTGCCGCTATCGCCGGCACGAACGGTGTTGGATTGAGATCCAAATCGTCACACAGCACTTCCGCAAACTGCTCCGGAGTAATCATCGACTCGTTGCGGTTCCATGTAAATGTATCTCGTAGCTTCTGGCCGTCGATCTCCATATCCAATCGAATCGGTACAAGAATTTCAGACTGTGAGGCATTCTCTACGTTCAACGTCGGATCTGTATCGTCAAAGCACATGGGGAATGTGcgaacttttttgttgtacactcGATTACGGTTAATCGGTGTAGCCTGCGGTACCGCGTCCAGATGGCTGGAGTTGGGCATGGTGGGCACCCACGGCGGTTGTTTCTTGCTAGATTTACTTTCCCTCGGTGCAGGCGGTTCGGATGTGTGCACCGAGACGGCTTTGTACTTTTCGTCATTTCCATCGAGAACATCCTGCACCTCGGTCGCCTTCAGCAAGGATACGGAACTCGAGAGCAAATGATTGCTTATGCCCGAATCGAGGAGACGTTTGCGTTCTTCGTTGGTCAGCAAACGACGAGCCATGCCAGGATACTTTTTGTACAAGCTGCCTCGGAAGAGGCGCAAGTAGTTGCCGacctaaaacaaaatcatgagCATAATCATTAGCAATCAGATATCCGATATGTGCACACAGTGTAGCTGCAATTCTTCATACCTCCGAACCAACGCAATAGTATTCtccattttcttccacttGGAAACTGATCGGCTTGTCGCCGTATGTTTTAAGAGCCATTTTTGTAGCAATACCCGAAGCTTTCTGTCCTTTTAGCCGATTGCCTCAAAACAGCAGAAGCGTTCCTTGCTGAATGTACAACAAAATGGGATTGTTTGTCGCCAACGCAACTTCTACTTCAATACTAGAAACCTCTTTCTTGCTATCAGTGCCTACACCAAATGGCACCAGGTAACCATCCTTTCCAGCCACACTGGTCTTAGAAATGGTAAACTGATTCTCCCAAGCCTAGCTAAATATCATCGCATCATTCCGGACCGGACTAAAACATCGAACAGAGAGTCTGTCAAACTCAACACAGGTTTTGACGTTTTCATTATGTGATGAAAATCGCTTGCAAAAGTACGTGCATCGCAGCGATTGCGATTGTTAAATTTCTCCAATCGCTCGATTTCCAATTCACACAAAGTGTAATTTGGTGGAAGCGTTCTCTTGCCTAGTTGTATAATTGTTTAACATCAAGTTCCCAGTGCAGCCGAAGCTATGAGCCCATTAGTGTCAAAGGCTTTCACCCTGTGTAATTTCCGTCCCGTCGGATTAAATTTAGTAGTTCGATTGTTTTCGGTATCAGTGTACCAAAACACACGGTAAGCAAGACATGGGGTTCTGCAAATGTGGGTACCCTGAAATGTACCGACTTGCCCTCGTATTACAATGGATGCATTAAATGGATCTGAATTTTGATAATACTTTTACTAGTGTTACTACGTTAGTTTACGCTTCGCAAGGCGCAATATTAAAGTTATATAATTATTTACGTTTCAGATTAGCCGAGGTAGGCAAGCTCGAGTTGCCAAAGGCACAGGGGAAATATGAGACGGGACAATTGTTCTTACATCGAGTGTTTGGATACCGTGGTGTAATACTATTCCCCTGGCTGGCACGAGTGTACGATCGCGATTTGCCGAACCAAACGAAGGGAAACCAGCTGGAAAGTGGCTCCTCCGGAACGTCCGGCTCCACTGATGGCAATTCGAATACGAGCAAAGAggtgcaaaagaaaacgcaCACCTTCTATCAGGTGTTGATTGATCAACGCGACTGCCCGTACATTAGAGCACAAACGGAGGCGGTAACATTCCTGGGGAATCAGGAGTCGAGTCGTAGCTTGTACGCCATCCCCGGTCTGGACTATGTCGCCCACGAGGACATACTTCCATACAGTTCGGGCGAACAGCACCCGCTTCAGCACGaactttttgataaatttttagCCAATCAACCAGACAAGGATCCTCCCTTCGTGGCACAAGAAACGTTGAGGGCATGGCAAAAGAAGAACCATCCATGGTTGGAACTGTCAGACGTTCATAAGGAAACGACGGAAGGAATACGCGTTACGGTCATACCGTTTTATATGGGATGCAGAGAAACTCCAGCAGCGTCAGTTTATTGGGTAAGtcaacacacaacaaaactGTTGCGCGGACAGCAATTATTAtattaaattcatttttccttttagtGGAGATATTGCATAAGATTGGAAAACTTGGGGGAACTGAGTGTACAACTACGAGAACGACACTGGAGAATATTTTCCCTATCCGGGACGCTAGAAACCGTACGTGGTCGTGGTGTGGTTGGTCAGGAACCAGTGCTCAGTCCCCGCTTGCCAGCTTTTCAATACAGCTCGCACGTTAGTCTGCAAGCACCGAGTGGTCATATGTGGGGAACGTTTCGGATGGAACGAGAGGATGGTCACATGTTTGACTGTCGTATACCACCATTCTCGCTGGAAAGCAAACCGGATGATAACAATAATAGCGGCAGCGTGGACGAACCAACCGCAAACCTGGATGGATCGTCCGAAAATAGTCCACAGTCTGGTGGAAGTGACACTGCATCGACGACAACGCCCGGAACACCAAAtacgaaaaataacaaaaatgatgGTGACGAACATGTCTAAACATTGCTCTAGTAAATTTCGTGGTACGAAATATACAGTGTGTAagaaagcaaatgaaaatcaacCAGTTTTAGGGCCATAAATGGGAGAAAACGCTCACAGTCAACACTCATGTAAATAAGCCTATATCGATAATCTTTATTGACAAATATAAGAAGTATGAATGTTTTCAGAGTCGAAAACACTCCGTGCAAAGTTCAACCTTCGTTGTAATGCCTGTCCGGATCCTccgcttcttcctcttccggtGGATCGAAATCCCGTATCTTGACATCCGCATCCTCGCCGTATTGTATCACATTGTCAATCATCAGCAATAAATCGGACACGTTTTCGTCGTCATTGATATTGAGTGGGGTAAAACGAACCAAGCTAAAGTCTTCTATCAGATTGCCGATTGCTTCCGACAGTTTGTGATACTTTCGTCCCCAAGCCGATTCGTTTGTAACCTCTCCGAGCAGCGCGTGTGGATCGGGGTCCAGATATTTGTCCATCTGTCCACGGTAGCCTTTGCTAAGCAGATCCATTTTGCTCAGTACGTTCACATGCGGGAGCTCCATGTTGGCCATCACGCTCAGCGCTGCCATCGTGCCGGACAGGAACTTCGACCCATCAATCATGAACTGTGAGTCAACCAGAAAGACGGAACACAGTCGAAAGTTCCATGACTCGAGTAATCTGGCTAACTTATTTCCCGCTTTTAAGTGCGTGTACAACTCTATTTGGCCAGGCATATCAAATAGCACGTAGTCATCGTCCGGTTCTTCGATGccctcctcatcatcatcagaacCAACGCCACACAGCTGATCGCGCAACCAATCGGAGTGTTCGACCAGATACTCGATACAAAACACTAACCCCCCATTTGGGCCATAGTGAAGCTCTTCATCCTCCATTGCGTCGTCCAACTGAATCAGATCCCGTATATCGAGGAAAGGTTGGTATTCGAAATGCTCCGCTGCTGGATCTAAATTGACCACTTTGATAACCCGTTTATCATCATAGCCATGTCGCTGCATTGTCGCACAATAGGTGGactagaaaaaacaacaagtagGTGAGTACAGTGGAACCAGCATTGGTGCAACATTTTCTTACCTTTCCACTACCGGCGGGCCCCATTACAAGCTGCCCATACCTCATCTTTActtaaaatgttcaaaaaataCAATCAATGCCCTGCGAATAGTCCTCTGACTCTGAATAACCGCGCCGCACTTGGGAAAATGACAACTCGTGTGCGCACATGACAGGATaatgttttgattaaatttagaaaaatgatCTAGAATAAGTTTCCGTTTGATAATTTAACTTCAAAGGTTCGAAAAATGTacccatttctattttatcaAACGTACAAAAGGGGTTCCTAccataataatttattatcaaTGCCTTTGTTGCAAGTGTCTCGAAACCAATTTCGTACCTATGTTCAATTTCATCAAACCTCAGGCGATGTTTTTGGCTAAAGAGGAATGGAACAAAAAAGTGtccgttttttaatgtttggcAGCCAACTTAGTTGCCTTGATCCGTCAGctaaatattttcttcttctgttctcacgaaaatggttaaaatatgaaaacgcagtctttttaatgaaatcaaCCGTCGTTTCTGAAATATCTTTGAACCCCCTACTGGAATTTCGCCATCCAAACGGCGAAAGCTCTAGCAGGCTAGTCGGTGCGCAAAACCGATCCCCCGCCGCAGGAACACGTTTATTTTGTACTTATTATGCCTTAAAAACGGACGAAGAATATTTCATGCATTTTTCAAGATCAATCGGCAAAGTATAGCGTGTTGAATGTACTTAGCACGCACTGGTTCTCAAGCTTTTGGTCCTCTACTTGGGAAAAGCTCAGGAGCGAACAGTGTAATTGTGTGAGTCACATTCCTTATCGTCAGTGCGAGCGCGTAAAAGAAACAGGTATAAATACCTCATCATTCACGCGAACTGCTGAATGGTTTGAACTTTTCTCCAACCCTGCTATAGTTTCGCGGTTTGTGCTGAGCACACATAATACGGATTTTACTATCATGATAGTCACCGTTTGCCTGGAATTGGTGTGCTGTTaatgttaaatttattaattttaatgatcACAAAGCAAGACCGGATCAACCGGATTTTCGTTGTCCGGCAATTGTATTCTCAAATTTCTCCGGAAATTCTGAAGCCTTAACTATCGCGTCAGCCACACCCCTATAGAGGGCGCTACCGTACAAGGGGCCCAACAAAATCTCTCTTTTCTCGGGTTCGGTGTGCTTCTCTACAAGGTGCAAGTGCCGGTGAAACCGGTGTCAGTATCACATCAATTCATCCTTTTCAGTTTATCAAACGACTTCATTAGATTACATTTCGATTTTGCTGCGTAAAAGTAAAGTAAGCGACAGTTTTCTGGCCAGCAAACCGGAAATTTTCTCCATTATTTCCATTGTCGGAAACGTGCGCCTGCGCTAGTGTGCGTGCAAGTGTGTGCGTGCCAGCGAGAGAACGTTCGATCGAAGCTCTCCGGCGCTCTCATCGAGCCACTGAAGTAATCTGCAGTCGTGTAGCGAAGCAAGCGTAGCAAGAAAGTAGTGTGTGGTTGGTCGTCGTCAGCGCCGTATCCGTCATCAGTCGTACCGCGATTCGAGCAGCGAAAAGAGGGTTAACTGTAGAAAAGAACCGAGTTTCTGAAAACTTACAAAATGTCGGAACGCGAAAACAACATCTACAAGGCGAAGCTGGCCGAGCAGGCTGAGCGATATGACGGTAAGTGGAATTACTAATCTTTTCACCGTTGGAGACCTTTTTTGTACGACCCCTTTCCCCTTACCCCCGGGCAAACATGTTCGAAGAGTCCGGCGCTGGAGTGTTCAGAAAAATCGCTTTCTTATGGTTTTTAGAAAGATTCAGACTTGGAAACGTAGATCTTGTTCCTGGAATTTTCGTTAAAAGGAGTCACGCTTCCCTAGCAGaaagcttttttttgcgtAAAGTCTCCGCTTCGGAGCTCGAGACAAAGTGGGTGCTAAGTTagatgtgtgtgcgtttgctaATCTGCCGTCGCCGCCGCCTTGCTGGACGCGCCGCATGGCGGTTATTTGCGCCGAGTTTGGCAGCAAATTTGATCAACGACATTTTTAGTGGTGCACCGTAGTTACGAAATTTAGATCATCCACTTTTGGCTGCAGTGAACCGTTGGCAAAGTGcaaagaaatggaaattaatGCCTTTTATGAGAGCGGAAAAGTAGGCTCCGGGAGTTGGTGTGAGTGTGGATGGTACGCGCGCGCTGATGAGCTCATGAAAATGTGTGTGGGAAGGTAAGGAAGATAGGTTGATGGGAAGAAGGACAGCACAAGGTACAGCGAAAGAAGAAGCTGGTGCAAGAGCGACAGAAAACGAAGAGGGAAGGGAAGAGATGATAAAGGTAGTGAGTATGCGCGGGAATGTCCGGCGGAAGCGGGACACAAGAGAAGAGGTAAAGCAGAGGCAGGCTGCTAGCAACGTGCTTCCGAATGGGTTAGGAAGAATGAGATGGAGAAACAAGGAATAAGTGAGCAAAAAACGCGAAGCTTGAGTCAGCATTGAGGTTGTGTGTGCCATGCGAGATTGGTAAGCGGCAGTTGGAACCGTGGATGAAAGGTAGGGCCGAGAGACCGGGGGGAGAAAAGTACGTTAGGCTGGAATGGAGAAAAATCGATGAAGGCGCTGGGGAAAAGCATACGAGAGCACCACGATTGTGCATATAATACGATATTGGGGAGCAGCAGAACTTCTCTTGTAATTTTCACATGAACTCGATGCGTCATAGCCACGAGATGAATGATACGCTAGGTGTGTTGAGGCTTTTCTGACAGTTTCATCAAATTTTTAGCTTTTTAACATGCACATCATGCTAAAATAGTATTCCCTTTTCATTCCCTAGTAAGTAGCTGCGTTATTCCGCATCGAAGCAAGCATCTTTCGGACGAATTTATTCTGCAATGCCGGACGTTCATATTCCGGTTCATAAAGTAGGATTGTAAAGTTGGAAGTTGCAACGGGAGAAACTACTCACACTCTGacgtttcattttttcaaagTGCTGTTCCATTCCTCGTTGATACCGTTCGGCGACGGTTTCCTCGATGGTAAATGTGTGACTGTTGCGGCAGCGGCAGAAAATTGCTGAATACCACTACAAGCCAAATCCGCGCAATTGGAACCGAACAAGCAGCAGCAAAGAGTTGCTTCTTTTGGAAATGTTCGAGGTTGCTGTTTGATGGACTGCCAGAAATGGGCTAACATCTTGTTAGAGATTTTGGAGTTTTTTCCAGATTAATTCTTGGACCAGCGGTTCATACATTTTTGCGTCACAGAAATTGGCAAATTAATTAGAATTTCGTCTTGAAGCGAACACTCCCACACTACTACATGAACGTGTTCAAGGTGGTTCCGAAATGACCGAGGCTCGTGTCAGGTGCTTTGGCactgttccgttttttttttttttttttggagccCACCTGGAGTGGTTCTTAGAGACGTCTTTGTCATGGGTTTCAGAGAATCAAGTCGTCGTTTTATGGGATGATTGAGGACGAATGTTTCTTacttgaaaacatttttattaacctATTGGCAGGACGTATCATGAAAAGAAGGTTCCATGCATAACTGCAACCAATTGGATGTGTCAGTTGGCGATGACGACTGCAAAATCTTCTACAACTACTATCATAAAGGCAGACTCGCAGAGTCGGGCTCCTAGACCATGTCACATCTCGCTAGCTAACGCTAGTTTTGTGGCGCTATATGcgagggaattgaaaatgatGACCACAGGTTGAGCCACTGCGCAAGCCCAGGGCAAACTTTTTCGAGTGCACGGTTATTTCATTTGGTTCAAAGAATTTTTGGACCATCCAAAGAAAGGATATTCTCTTCGTGCTTTCTGCTCCGTTGTTTGAAGACTtggatggttcgattggtggacacatttaaaggaaaaagattAATTAACATCATTGCCAAGAAAAGGTTGATGCGATCCTAAAGCACGATTCTATTCAGAGACAAAAGATCAATAAAATGAATCAATTACTAACTTGCCATCAGAAAAATAGAGGTGGTCGGAAAAACagatattttaataattttccctTCTCATAACAtagtaaaaaatttaaacgatATGTTAGTACGCTGCCTTTGTGATAAAATAGTGTCTTAAATATATCTATGATTTGCGGtaggatattttatttatctttcaaaTATTGAATGTAGCGATATAGCGATACAGAAGGAGAAACTAGGGACATTTCTTCAAAAATATGGgtaaaataagttttttttctgttggaaaaacaaGCCCGTTAAAATGGCAAAATCTGTGTGGATCATCCGGATGTGCACCAGATTTTCCACTGGCAGAAGAAAGGCACGAAAGAAAGTTTCAAATTTATGGTTGCTTTGGACCACCGAACATTGAGGGTGTAGAAAATCGCTTTTTCGGAACATATGTTCGTGCCTCACACTTGTTtcgatttttatatttatctaGTAAGCTGCCCTCTTCGATTTGTTATAATTCGATGGTTCCTTCGCGTTTTATAGTTAATCGCTTACACTTCCGTTATTGTAG
This window harbors:
- the LOC131287020 gene encoding SWI/SNF-related matrix-associated actin-dependent regulator of chromatin subfamily B member 1, which encodes MALKTYGDKPISFQVEENGEYYCVGSEVGNYLRLFRGSLYKKYPGMARRLLTNEERKRLLDSGISNHLLSSSVSLLKATEVQDVLDGNDEKYKAVSVHTSEPPAPRESKSSKKQPPWVPTMPNSSHLDAVPQATPINRNRVYNKKVRTFPMCFDDTDPTLNVENASQSEILVPIRLDMEIDGQKLRDTFTWNRNESMITPEQFAEVLCDDLDLNPTPFVPAIAAAIRQQIEAYPVEPVVLEEGSDQRVLVKLNIHVGNTSLVDQVEWDMAEKENNPEEFAIKLCAELGLGGEFVTAISYSIRGQLSWHQRTYAYSETPLATVEVPFRTPSEADQWAPFLETLTDAEMEKKIRDQDRNTRRMRRLANTFT
- the LOC131289944 gene encoding polymerase delta-interacting protein 2, encoding MSPLVSKAFTLCNFRPVGLNLVVRLFSVSVYQNTRLAEVGKLELPKAQGKYETGQLFLHRVFGYRGVILFPWLARVYDRDLPNQTKGNQLESGSSGTSGSTDGNSNTSKEVQKKTHTFYQVLIDQRDCPYIRAQTEAVTFLGNQESSRSLYAIPGLDYVAHEDILPYSSGEQHPLQHELFDKFLANQPDKDPPFVAQETLRAWQKKNHPWLELSDVHKETTEGIRVTVIPFYMGCRETPAASVYWWRYCIRLENLGELSVQLRERHWRIFSLSGTLETVRGRGVVGQEPVLSPRLPAFQYSSHVSLQAPSGHMWGTFRMEREDGHMFDCRIPPFSLESKPDDNNNSGSVDEPTANLDGSSENSPQSGGSDTASTTTPGTPNTKNNKNDGDEHV
- the LOC131289945 gene encoding GPN-loop GTPase 3 translates to MRYGQLVMGPAGSGKSTYCATMQRHGYDDKRVIKVVNLDPAAEHFEYQPFLDIRDLIQLDDAMEDEELHYGPNGGLVFCIEYLVEHSDWLRDQLCGVGSDDDEEGIEEPDDDYVLFDMPGQIELYTHLKAGNKLARLLESWNFRLCSVFLVDSQFMIDGSKFLSGTMAALSVMANMELPHVNVLSKMDLLSKGYRGQMDKYLDPDPHALLGEVTNESAWGRKYHKLSEAIGNLIEDFSLVRFTPLNINDDENVSDLLLMIDNVIQYGEDADVKIRDFDPPEEEEAEDPDRHYNEG